Proteins encoded in a region of the Pseudomonas sp. PDNC002 genome:
- the dnaG gene encoding DNA primase, with protein sequence MAGLIPQSFIDDLLNRTDILDVVGSRIQLKKTGKNYSACCPFHKEKTPSFTVSPDKQFYYCFGCGAGGNALGFIMDHDQLDFVQAVEDLAKRAGMDVPREEGRRGNKPRQPVDSPLYPLLTAAADFYRQALKSHPARKAAVEYLKGRGLTGEIARDFGLGFAPPGWDNLLKNLGGDNLQLKAMLDAGLLVENPDSGKRYDRFRDRVIFPIRDSRGRVIAFGGRVLGDDKPKYLNSPETPVFHKGQELYGLYEARKNNRDLDEIMVVEGYMDVIALAQQGIRNAVATLGTATSEEHIKRLFRIVPNILFCFDGDQAGRNAAWRALESALTNLQDGRKVRFLFLPEGEDPDSLVRAEGPDAFRARLAHQAQPLADYFFQQLTQEADPSTLEGKAHLATLAGPLLEKIPGNTLRLLMRQRLGEITGLSADALNQISAPRNAHAGHASPAPTHAAEHTHEYADYDMGQFADHGDNHHYQDASNYFEAPQEFSAGKTGGKPGKKAWKGDRKWDGKGKKGEFVPRQPRTEIKVESPTLTALRTLLHHPQLAQKVEDASHFANEGQTYSQLLAALVEALQKNPSQRSMHLIARWHGTPQGRLLQVLAQKEWLIDQGNLEKQFIDTITTLAQSQLHGSREARLRSVLQKSPSELTDEEKALLREHISSPSSPGPQS encoded by the coding sequence ATGGCCGGCCTGATTCCACAATCCTTCATCGATGACCTGCTCAACCGCACCGACATCCTCGATGTGGTGGGCTCGCGCATCCAGCTGAAGAAAACCGGCAAGAACTACAGCGCCTGCTGCCCGTTCCATAAAGAGAAAACCCCCTCTTTCACCGTCAGCCCGGACAAGCAGTTCTACTACTGCTTCGGTTGCGGCGCTGGCGGCAACGCGCTCGGCTTCATCATGGACCACGACCAGCTGGACTTCGTCCAGGCGGTCGAAGACCTGGCCAAGCGCGCGGGCATGGACGTGCCCCGCGAAGAAGGCCGGCGCGGCAACAAGCCACGGCAACCGGTCGACTCGCCGCTCTACCCGTTGCTCACCGCCGCCGCAGATTTCTACCGCCAGGCACTGAAAAGCCACCCGGCGCGCAAGGCTGCGGTGGAATACCTCAAGGGCCGCGGCCTGACCGGGGAAATCGCTCGCGACTTCGGCCTGGGCTTCGCCCCACCGGGGTGGGACAACCTGCTGAAGAACCTGGGCGGCGACAATCTGCAGCTCAAGGCCATGCTCGACGCCGGCCTGCTGGTGGAGAACCCCGACAGCGGCAAGCGCTACGACCGCTTCCGTGACCGGGTGATCTTCCCCATCCGCGACAGCCGCGGCCGAGTGATCGCCTTCGGCGGCCGGGTACTGGGCGACGACAAGCCGAAGTACCTCAACTCGCCGGAAACCCCCGTCTTCCATAAAGGACAGGAACTCTACGGCCTGTACGAGGCGCGGAAGAACAACCGGGATCTCGACGAGATCATGGTGGTCGAAGGCTACATGGACGTCATCGCCCTCGCCCAGCAAGGCATCCGCAATGCGGTCGCCACCCTGGGCACCGCCACCAGTGAAGAACACATCAAGCGGCTGTTCCGCATCGTGCCGAACATCCTCTTCTGCTTCGACGGCGACCAGGCTGGCCGTAACGCCGCCTGGCGCGCACTGGAATCGGCGCTGACGAACCTGCAGGACGGCCGCAAGGTACGCTTCCTGTTCCTGCCCGAGGGCGAAGATCCGGATAGCCTGGTGCGCGCCGAAGGCCCGGACGCGTTCCGTGCCCGCCTCGCCCATCAGGCCCAGCCACTGGCGGACTATTTCTTCCAGCAGCTGACCCAGGAAGCCGATCCCAGCACGCTGGAAGGCAAGGCGCACCTGGCGACACTGGCCGGTCCGCTGCTGGAGAAGATCCCCGGCAACACCCTGCGCCTGCTGATGCGCCAACGCCTGGGCGAGATCACCGGCCTTTCCGCCGATGCACTCAACCAGATCAGCGCACCGCGTAACGCCCACGCCGGACATGCGTCACCGGCGCCAACGCACGCGGCGGAACACACCCACGAGTACGCCGACTACGACATGGGCCAGTTCGCCGATCATGGCGATAACCACCATTATCAGGATGCTTCGAACTACTTCGAGGCGCCGCAAGAGTTCTCCGCCGGCAAGACGGGGGGAAAACCGGGCAAGAAAGCCTGGAAAGGCGACCGGAAATGGGATGGCAAAGGCAAGAAAGGTGAATTCGTTCCGCGCCAGCCGCGGACCGAGATCAAGGTCGAATCGCCAACCCTGACCGCCCTGCGCACACTCCTGCACCATCCGCAACTGGCGCAGAAAGTCGAGGACGCGAGCCATTTCGCCAACGAAGGCCAGACCTATTCGCAGCTACTGGCCGCCCTGGTCGAGGCCCTGCAGAAGAACCCGAGCCAACGCTCGATGCATCTGATCGCCCGCTGGCACGGCACCCCGCAAGGGCGCCTGCTGCAGGTACTGGCGCAAAAGGAATGGCTGATTGATCAGGGCAATCTTGAAAAGCAGTTCATCGACACCATTACTACACTTGCACAAAGCCAACTGCACGGCAGCCGCGAAGCACGTCTGCGTAGCGTGCTGCAGAAAAGCCCCAGTGAACTGACCGACGAAGAGAAAGCGTTACTGCGGGAGCACATCAGTTCCCCCTCGTCACCAGGCCCCCAGAGCTGA
- the rpsU gene encoding 30S ribosomal protein S21, which produces MPAVKVKENEPFDVALRRFKRSCEKAGVLAEVRSREFYEKPTAERKRKAAAAVKRHAKKVQREQRRRERLY; this is translated from the coding sequence ATGCCCGCCGTCAAAGTTAAAGAGAACGAACCCTTCGACGTAGCCCTGCGTCGTTTCAAGCGCTCCTGCGAAAAAGCAGGCGTACTGGCCGAAGTCCGTAGCCGTGAGTTCTACGAAAAGCCGACCGCCGAGCGTAAGCGCAAGGCCGCTGCCGCTGTTAAGCGTCACGCCAAGAAAGTGCAGCGCGAACAGCGCCGCCGCGAGCGCCTGTACTGA
- the tsaD gene encoding tRNA (adenosine(37)-N6)-threonylcarbamoyltransferase complex transferase subunit TsaD, which produces MLVLGLETSCDETGVALYDSEKGLLADALFSQIDLHRVYGGVVPELASRDHVKRMLPLIRQVLDESGRTAEDIDAIAYTAGPGLVGALLVGASCAQAMAFAWGIPAVGVHHMEGHLLAPMLEEQPPKFPFVALLVSGGHTQLVRVDGIGRYQVLGESVDDAAGEAFDKTAKLLGLAYPGGPEIARLAERGTAGRFVFPRPMTDRPGLDFSFSGLKTFALNTWQRCVAEGDDSEQTRCDIALAFQTAVVETLTIKCKRALKQTHLKSLVIAGGVSANQALRQNLEKMLGEMKGQVFYARPRFCTDNGAMIAYAGCQRLVAGQQDGPSIGVQARWPMESLPAI; this is translated from the coding sequence ATGCTAGTGCTGGGGTTGGAAACCTCCTGCGACGAGACCGGCGTCGCCCTGTACGACAGCGAAAAAGGCCTGCTGGCCGATGCGCTGTTCAGCCAGATCGATCTGCACCGCGTATATGGCGGCGTGGTTCCCGAGCTGGCCTCCCGTGATCACGTCAAGCGCATGCTGCCGCTGATTCGCCAGGTGCTGGACGAGTCCGGCCGCACCGCCGAAGACATCGACGCCATTGCCTATACCGCCGGCCCCGGCCTGGTGGGGGCGCTGCTGGTGGGCGCGTCCTGTGCCCAGGCCATGGCGTTCGCCTGGGGTATACCGGCTGTCGGCGTGCACCACATGGAAGGTCACCTGTTGGCGCCCATGCTGGAAGAGCAGCCGCCGAAGTTTCCGTTCGTCGCCTTGTTGGTGTCCGGGGGCCACACTCAGCTGGTTCGAGTGGATGGCATCGGCCGCTACCAGGTGCTCGGTGAGTCGGTGGACGACGCGGCCGGCGAAGCCTTCGACAAGACCGCCAAGCTTCTCGGCCTGGCCTACCCCGGAGGCCCGGAGATCGCCCGGCTGGCCGAGCGCGGCACCGCTGGTCGTTTCGTCTTCCCGCGGCCGATGACCGACCGTCCCGGCCTGGATTTCAGTTTCAGCGGTCTCAAGACCTTCGCCCTGAACACCTGGCAACGCTGCGTTGCCGAGGGTGATGACAGCGAACAGACACGCTGCGACATCGCCCTGGCGTTCCAGACCGCGGTCGTCGAGACCCTGACCATCAAGTGCAAGCGCGCGCTCAAGCAGACTCACCTGAAGAGCCTGGTGATCGCCGGTGGCGTGAGCGCCAACCAGGCGCTGCGGCAGAATCTGGAGAAGATGCTCGGCGAGATGAAGGGCCAGGTGTTCTATGCCCGCCCGCGCTTCTGCACCGATAACGGCGCGATGATCGCCTATGCTGGCTGCCAGCGGCTGGTGGCCGGGCAACAGGACGGCCCGTCGATTGGCGTCCAGGCGCGTTGGCCAATGGAGTCGTTGCCGGCCATCTGA
- the plsY gene encoding glycerol-3-phosphate 1-O-acyltransferase PlsY, with amino-acid sequence MFWFLAILAYLLGSLSFAVLLSRLFGTADPRASGSGNPGATNMLRLAGKKIAILTLLGDLAKGLLPVLIARLLGLSDMEQAWVGLAAVIGHLYPLYFNFRGGKGVATAAGMLLALYPPAALLAAVAWLVTFKLSRTSSLASLVATPLTLPLLAWQEPSALLPMTVLTGLIVWRHRSNLRDLLAGRERHF; translated from the coding sequence ATGTTCTGGTTCTTGGCGATCCTCGCCTACCTGCTCGGATCACTGTCCTTCGCGGTACTGCTCAGTCGCCTGTTCGGCACTGCCGACCCGCGCGCCAGCGGCTCGGGCAACCCCGGCGCCACCAACATGCTGCGCCTGGCCGGCAAGAAGATCGCCATCCTCACCCTGCTCGGCGACCTCGCCAAGGGTCTGCTGCCCGTGCTCATCGCCCGCCTGCTCGGTCTATCCGACATGGAGCAGGCCTGGGTGGGGCTGGCAGCGGTGATCGGCCACCTCTACCCGCTGTATTTCAATTTCCGTGGCGGCAAGGGCGTTGCCACCGCCGCCGGCATGTTGCTGGCGCTGTACCCGCCGGCCGCGCTGCTCGCGGCAGTCGCCTGGCTGGTCACCTTCAAGCTGTCGCGCACCAGTTCGCTGGCTTCCCTGGTGGCCACGCCGCTGACCCTGCCGCTGCTGGCCTGGCAGGAACCTTCGGCACTGCTGCCAATGACCGTGCTCACTGGCCTGATCGTCTGGCGCCATCGCAGCAATCTGCGCGATCTTCTCGCCGGGCGCGAACGTCACTTCTAG
- the folB gene encoding dihydroneopterin aldolase, producing MDRVFIEGLEVDTVIGVYDWERGIRQCLRLDLTLGWDNRPAAADDDIAKALDYAVLSERVMAFARDAHFQLVETFAERLAELLMTEFGIQWLRVKVTKPGAVAAAIGVGVEIERGCR from the coding sequence GTGGACAGAGTTTTCATCGAGGGGCTGGAAGTGGACACCGTGATCGGCGTCTACGACTGGGAACGGGGTATCCGGCAGTGCCTGCGCCTGGACCTGACGCTGGGCTGGGACAACCGCCCGGCGGCGGCCGACGACGATATCGCCAAGGCCCTGGACTACGCCGTGCTCTCCGAGCGCGTCATGGCGTTTGCCCGTGATGCGCATTTCCAACTGGTGGAAACCTTCGCCGAGCGCCTGGCCGAGCTGCTGATGACGGAATTCGGCATTCAGTGGCTGCGCGTGAAGGTCACCAAGCCCGGCGCCGTTGCGGCGGCCATCGGTGTGGGTGTGGAGATCGAACGCGGATGCCGCTGA
- the folK gene encoding 2-amino-4-hydroxy-6-hydroxymethyldihydropteridine diphosphokinase, producing MPLTTVYLGLGSNFERERHLLAGLEALDEFLEDIHCSPVFESEPVGIRSGPFYNFVVVARTDLPLAELSLRLKHIEADNGRYAPERKGLPLDIDVLLYGDLHGEFDGLVLPRAEVLKNAFVLWPLALLAPQVRHPGAQRTFADLWADAQIAQKLWPVPFQWRGKELTPATLIEAHPAA from the coding sequence ATGCCGCTGACGACGGTCTACCTGGGGCTGGGCAGCAACTTCGAGCGCGAGCGCCATCTGCTCGCTGGACTCGAGGCGCTGGACGAGTTCCTCGAGGATATCCACTGCTCGCCGGTGTTCGAGAGCGAGCCGGTGGGCATTCGCAGCGGCCCCTTCTACAACTTCGTGGTCGTGGCGCGTACCGACCTGCCGCTGGCGGAGCTGAGCCTGCGGCTTAAGCACATCGAGGCGGACAATGGTCGCTATGCGCCGGAGCGCAAGGGCCTGCCGTTGGATATCGACGTGTTGCTGTACGGCGATCTGCATGGCGAGTTCGACGGCTTGGTGCTGCCGCGCGCCGAGGTGCTGAAGAATGCTTTCGTGCTCTGGCCGCTGGCGCTGCTGGCTCCTCAGGTCAGGCATCCGGGCGCGCAGCGTACATTTGCTGATCTGTGGGCGGACGCACAGATTGCGCAGAAGCTCTGGCCGGTGCCGTTCCAGTGGCGTGGCAAGGAACTGACGCCGGCGACGCTGATCGAAGCGCATCCGGCGGCCTGA
- a CDS encoding multifunctional CCA addition/repair protein has translation MQIYKVGGAVRDRLLGIPFSDTDWVVVGASADEMLAQGYRPVGADFPVFLHPKTGEEYALARTERKSGRGYGGFTFYASPDVTLEDDLIRRDLTINAMAEDAEGNVVDPYHGQKDLEARLLRHVSLAFAEDPLRVLRVARFAARYAPLGFCVAPETLALMRELSESGELEALTAERSWKEISRALMESRPDVFIQVLRDCGALAVLMPEVDALFGVPQPPQHHPEVDTGEHVLAVLRECAKRDQPLSVRWACLVHDVGKGETREEEWPKHHAHEHLGLPLIDAINARFKVPRDCQELARLVGEYHTHCHRALELRPNTVLELLQSFDVFRRPQRFEEFLAASEMDARGRHGLEDRAYPQADYLRGAAQAARAVAVQPLLEKGYKGAELGEALKRERLTALKAYKENYAA, from the coding sequence ATGCAGATCTACAAGGTGGGTGGCGCCGTGCGCGATCGCCTGCTCGGCATCCCCTTCAGCGACACCGACTGGGTAGTGGTCGGCGCCAGCGCCGACGAGATGCTCGCCCAGGGCTACCGCCCGGTGGGCGCCGACTTCCCGGTGTTCCTCCACCCGAAGACCGGCGAGGAATACGCCCTCGCCCGCACCGAACGCAAAAGCGGGCGCGGCTACGGCGGCTTCACCTTCTACGCCAGCCCGGACGTCACCCTGGAAGACGACCTGATACGCCGCGACCTGACCATCAACGCCATGGCCGAGGACGCCGAGGGTAACGTCGTCGATCCCTATCACGGCCAGAAGGACCTCGAAGCCCGGCTGCTACGTCACGTCTCTCTCGCCTTCGCCGAAGACCCGCTGCGCGTGCTGCGCGTCGCCCGCTTCGCCGCCCGCTATGCGCCGCTAGGCTTCTGCGTGGCGCCGGAAACCCTGGCGCTGATGCGCGAGCTGTCGGAATCCGGCGAACTGGAAGCCCTGACTGCCGAACGTAGCTGGAAGGAAATCTCCCGCGCCCTGATGGAATCGCGCCCGGACGTGTTCATCCAGGTCCTGCGCGATTGCGGCGCCCTGGCCGTGCTGATGCCGGAAGTCGACGCGCTGTTCGGCGTGCCGCAGCCGCCGCAGCACCATCCGGAAGTAGATACTGGCGAGCACGTGCTGGCCGTATTGCGCGAATGCGCCAAGCGCGACCAGCCGCTCAGCGTACGCTGGGCCTGCCTGGTGCACGACGTGGGCAAGGGTGAAACCCGCGAGGAAGAATGGCCGAAGCACCACGCCCACGAACACCTGGGCCTGCCGCTGATCGACGCGATCAATGCGCGCTTCAAGGTTCCGCGGGACTGCCAGGAGCTGGCGCGGCTGGTCGGCGAGTATCACACCCACTGCCACCGGGCGCTGGAACTGCGGCCGAATACTGTCCTGGAGCTGCTGCAATCCTTCGACGTGTTCCGCCGGCCGCAGCGCTTCGAGGAGTTTCTCGCCGCCAGCGAGATGGACGCCCGCGGCCGTCACGGCCTGGAGGATCGCGCCTACCCACAGGCCGACTACCTTCGCGGCGCAGCGCAAGCCGCTCGCGCGGTCGCAGTGCAACCACTGCTGGAGAAGGGATACAAGGGGGCGGAGCTGGGCGAAGCGCTCAAGCGTGAGCGGCTGACGGCCCTGAAGGCCTACAAGGAAAACTACGCCGCCTGA
- a CDS encoding DUF4136 domain-containing protein, translated as MRLFAILLLCLAVATCSNPVPHAQVAHPAEARLAGLRDFQLMPPENAVDTLPYRSRYPLINAQVRQGLIERGYRESAGPQIRVYYWLALQDAPLEFKVDTPPPNPLGPYLAIHRLRDETGTLRLRLTDAQEQTLWEGTVSTGLSPAHASATLLQDAIGALVQQIPAATP; from the coding sequence ATGCGTCTGTTCGCCATTCTCCTGCTCTGCCTCGCTGTCGCGACCTGCAGCAACCCCGTTCCCCACGCCCAGGTCGCGCACCCCGCGGAGGCGCGCCTGGCAGGGCTGCGCGACTTCCAGCTGATGCCGCCGGAAAACGCCGTCGACACCCTGCCCTATCGCAGCCGTTATCCACTGATCAACGCGCAGGTGCGCCAGGGCCTGATCGAGCGCGGCTACCGCGAGAGCGCGGGCCCGCAGATCCGCGTCTACTACTGGCTGGCGCTGCAGGATGCGCCGCTGGAATTCAAGGTCGATACCCCGCCGCCCAATCCGTTGGGGCCCTATCTCGCCATCCATCGCCTGCGCGACGAGACCGGCACCCTGCGCCTACGGCTGACGGATGCGCAGGAACAGACCCTCTGGGAAGGCACCGTCAGCACCGGCCTCAGCCCCGCCCACGCCAGCGCGACGCTCCTGCAGGACGCCATCGGCGCCCTCGTCCAGCAGATTCCCGCCGCCACGCCGTAA
- a CDS encoding SpoVR family protein — MSKRQPIATGSEWTFELIQQYDREISRLAERYALDTYPNQIEVITAEQMMDAYASVGMPIGYNHWSYGKHFLSTEKNYKRGQMGLAYEIVINSDPCIAYLMEENTQCMQALVIAHACYGHNSFFKGNYLFRTWTDATSIIDYLVFAKSYINKCEERYGIDAVEDLLDSCHALMNYGVDRYKRPYPISAEEEKQRQKEREEQIQRQVNDLWRTIPKATGKDKEQGLARYPSEPQENILYFIEKNAPLLEPWQREIVRIVRKVAQYFYPQRQTQVMNEGWATFWHYTLINDLYDEGLVSDGFMMEFLQYHTSVVYQPGFDSPYYSGINPYALGFAMYRDIRRICENPTDEDKRWFPDIAGSDWLATMKFAMKSFKDESFVLQFLSPKVIREFKLFSILDDDQKDDMLVDAIHDDDGYRKIRETLAAQYNLGNREPNIQIWDVDRRGDRSLTLRHQQHDRKPLGESTDDVLKHLHRLWGFDIHLETLQGENIVNTFHMPPKGERDSEEGYPRLDLIIPPI; from the coding sequence ATGAGCAAGCGCCAGCCGATCGCCACCGGCTCGGAGTGGACCTTCGAGCTGATCCAGCAGTATGACCGCGAGATCAGTCGTCTCGCCGAGCGTTATGCGCTGGATACCTACCCCAACCAGATCGAGGTGATCACCGCCGAGCAGATGATGGATGCCTACGCCTCCGTCGGCATGCCCATCGGTTACAACCATTGGTCCTACGGCAAGCACTTCCTCAGCACGGAAAAGAACTACAAGCGCGGGCAGATGGGTCTGGCCTACGAGATCGTGATCAACTCCGACCCGTGCATTGCCTACCTGATGGAAGAGAACACCCAGTGCATGCAGGCGTTGGTGATCGCCCACGCCTGCTACGGGCACAACAGTTTCTTCAAGGGTAACTACCTGTTCCGCACCTGGACCGATGCCACCTCGATCATCGACTACCTGGTGTTCGCCAAGTCCTACATCAACAAGTGCGAGGAGCGTTACGGCATCGACGCCGTGGAAGACCTGCTGGACTCCTGCCACGCCCTGATGAACTACGGCGTGGACCGCTACAAGCGGCCCTACCCGATCTCCGCCGAGGAAGAGAAGCAGCGCCAGAAGGAACGCGAGGAGCAGATCCAGCGTCAGGTCAACGACCTCTGGCGGACCATTCCCAAGGCTACCGGCAAGGACAAGGAACAAGGCCTGGCGCGCTACCCCAGCGAGCCGCAGGAAAACATCCTCTACTTCATCGAAAAGAACGCCCCGCTACTGGAACCCTGGCAGCGCGAAATCGTGCGCATCGTGCGCAAGGTGGCGCAGTACTTCTACCCGCAGCGCCAGACCCAGGTGATGAACGAAGGCTGGGCGACCTTCTGGCACTACACCCTGATCAACGATCTCTATGACGAGGGCCTGGTCAGCGACGGCTTCATGATGGAGTTCCTCCAGTACCACACCAGCGTGGTCTACCAGCCCGGCTTCGACAGCCCCTACTACAGCGGCATCAACCCCTATGCGCTGGGCTTCGCCATGTACCGCGACATCCGCCGCATCTGCGAGAACCCCACCGACGAGGACAAGCGCTGGTTCCCGGACATCGCCGGCAGCGACTGGCTGGCCACCATGAAATTCGCCATGAAGAGCTTCAAGGACGAGAGCTTCGTCCTACAGTTCCTCTCGCCCAAGGTGATCCGCGAATTCAAGCTGTTCAGCATCCTCGACGACGACCAGAAGGACGACATGCTGGTCGACGCCATCCACGATGACGACGGCTATCGCAAGATCCGCGAAACCCTGGCTGCGCAGTACAACCTCGGCAATCGTGAGCCCAACATCCAGATCTGGGATGTTGACCGCCGTGGCGACCGTTCGCTGACCCTGCGTCACCAGCAGCACGACCGCAAACCGCTGGGCGAATCCACCGACGACGTGCTCAAGCATCTGCACCGCCTGTGGGGCTTCGATATCCACCTGGAAACCCTGCAGGGCGAGAACATCGTCAACACCTTCCACATGCCCCCAAAGGGTGAACGCGACAGCGAAGAGGGCTACCCGCGGCTCGACCTGATCATCCCACCCATTTGA
- a CDS encoding YeaH/YhbH family protein, producing the protein MSYVIDRRLNGKNKSTVNRQRFLRRYREHIKKAVEEAVSRRSITDMEHGEQISIPGRDIDEPVLHHGRGGKQTVVHPGNKEFTTGEHIPRPQGGGGGRGAGKASNQGEGMDEFVFQITQEEFLDFMFEDLELPNLIKRHLTGSDTFKTVRAGISNEGNPSRINIVRTLRSAHARRIALSGSTRGRLRAALAELDRLKLEEPDNLGDIQELEQKIAGMRARIDKVPFLDTFDLKYNLLVKQPNPTSKAVMFCLMDVSGSMTQATKDIAKRFFILLYLFLKRNYEKIEVVFIRHHTSAREVDEEEFFYSRETGGTIVSSALKLMQEVMAERYPTNEWNIYAAQASDGDNWNDDSPVCRDILMKQIMPFVQYYTYVEITPREHQALWFEYEKIRDTFEDSFAQQQIVSASDIYPVFRELFQRRLVA; encoded by the coding sequence ATGAGCTACGTGATCGACCGGCGTCTGAACGGCAAGAACAAAAGCACGGTGAACCGCCAGCGCTTCCTGCGGCGTTACCGCGAACACATCAAGAAGGCCGTCGAGGAGGCCGTCAGCCGCCGCTCCATCACCGATATGGAACACGGCGAGCAGATCAGTATTCCCGGCCGCGATATCGATGAACCGGTCCTGCACCACGGGCGCGGCGGCAAACAGACCGTCGTCCACCCCGGCAACAAGGAATTCACTACCGGCGAGCACATCCCCCGTCCCCAGGGCGGCGGCGGTGGACGCGGCGCCGGCAAGGCGAGCAACCAGGGTGAAGGGATGGACGAATTCGTCTTCCAGATCACCCAGGAAGAGTTCCTCGACTTCATGTTCGAGGACCTCGAACTGCCCAACCTGATCAAGCGACATCTCACCGGCAGCGACACCTTCAAAACCGTGCGCGCCGGCATCAGCAACGAAGGCAACCCCTCGCGCATCAACATCGTGCGCACCCTGCGCTCGGCCCATGCCCGGCGCATCGCCCTGTCCGGCTCGACCCGCGGCCGGTTGCGCGCGGCGCTGGCCGAACTCGATCGGCTGAAACTCGAAGAGCCGGACAACCTGGGCGATATCCAGGAGCTGGAGCAGAAGATCGCCGGCATGCGCGCGCGCATCGACAAGGTGCCGTTCCTGGACACCTTCGACCTCAAGTACAACCTGCTGGTGAAGCAGCCCAACCCGACCTCGAAGGCCGTGATGTTCTGCCTGATGGACGTCTCCGGCTCGATGACCCAGGCCACCAAGGACATCGCCAAGCGCTTCTTCATCCTTCTCTACCTGTTCCTCAAGCGGAACTACGAGAAGATCGAGGTCGTGTTCATCCGCCACCACACCAGCGCCCGCGAGGTGGACGAGGAAGAGTTCTTCTATTCCCGCGAGACCGGCGGGACCATCGTCTCCAGCGCCCTCAAGCTGATGCAGGAGGTAATGGCCGAGCGCTATCCCACCAACGAGTGGAACATCTACGCCGCCCAGGCCTCGGACGGCGACAACTGGAACGACGACTCACCGGTCTGCCGCGACATCCTGATGAAGCAGATCATGCCGTTCGTCCAGTACTACACCTACGTCGAGATCACCCCGCGTGAGCACCAGGCGCTGTGGTTCGAGTACGAGAAGATCCGCGACACCTTCGAAGACAGCTTCGCCCAGCAGCAGATCGTCTCCGCCTCGGACATCTACCCGGTGTTCCGCGAGCTGTTCCAGAGGAGGCTCGTCGCATGA